In Posidoniimonas polymericola, the genomic window GCCGAAGTCAATCTTCTACCTTGTATCGACCCTAGCCACCCAATCACGAATGCGTTCGAGCTCATTCCCGCCGACGAGATACTCGCGGAGCGGCAGCCAACCGCTCAAGACTTCCAAGAGTTTCTTGCCGACCCAACTCAAAGCTGGCTCCCATACGCGTCAGGCATCCCGTACCCAAGACACCCTGAGTACGAACGCAATCTTTCGAAGTACTTGAGGCGATTTGAGAAAGAAGGTCCATCCCTGTCATGCACAGCATGGCTTCCTGCGGACGACGGGAGCGGAGCGACAACTACCCTCCGTCAGCTCGCCTTCAACCTAGCGAGAGATGGATACCCCGCTCTGATAGCCCGGACGACATCGACCTCCATCGACTTCAAGCAGCTCGCTGCCTTCCTCTCCCAAGCCGCGTCGCGAGTCACCGATGTGGGACTGACGCCTTCTGATATACCTTGGATCATTGCCTTCGACGCACAACATACGCAGCTCTGCTGGGAGTCGATCTGTGGGCTTTCAAGCGGCTTGAAGAACCTGATGCGATCCGTGGTAATCTTAGCCGTGTTACCAGAAGGATCGCTGAGGTCCGAGGCCACCCGCAAAGCGCAGGGCGCAAACCGCAAGATTGGCGACACGCTTGAGAATAGCGTCACGGTTGATCAAGGCCTGATGATCGGAGCCCACCTTTCACAATTCTTGCCGGCCAGTTCTAGGCGATCGGAGGCTGATTGGCGGTGGTTCACCAGAGACTCTGCTCGCCCGGAAGCTTCCGGACCTCATAGCCTCTTCTGGGTAGCGTTGCGATTCTGGCTTGCTCACATTCCAACAACTGAACAATCCCTGAGAAAATGGCTTGCCGGCAAACTCCGCGAGCTCGTTGCCGGGGACGCACACAGATACCGTGCTCTTCTCGAGATTGCGGTGCTTGGGAAGCATCGCCTACCCATGCCAATCTCACTACTCCAGGCAGACGGCGCCATATCTCTCTCTACAGACATACAACTCGCCAACTCTTCACTTGGTCTACGCAGATCCGCGCAGCGTGGCGGCCAAGTACTCAGCTACGCACATCCATTGATTGCCGAGGAACTGCTCCGGATTGCAGAGGCGGATGTGGATGCACTCGCGGCTATAGAGATGGAAGCGTGCACTAGCCTTCTGGATATGGAGCTTCACCTCTTGTCCGGCCTAGTAGCCCGCACAGCGGCTGGGACCGAAGAATGCCTTCCGTTAATGGAAGACTTGGTCACTAGTGCGCTCCGGGTCGATCCAAGGGAATCTCCACGGAACTACCAAGCGCGTGACCGGGTTGTCGAGATCCTGCAAGGTGCGACGCCAGCGATCTGGGACGCTAGCCAAGTCTTCAACCACCACGTGGCGAAGGCACGACGACACTTAGCGGTCGATCCACCTGACAGCCGATGGACCGACGAGATGCGGCGCGAGCAACTTTCACTCGCTGAGCAACACCTCGACGACGCCCTTTACGAAATCAAGCCCGCGCACTCGTCGCGGCCTGAATCGCGACTAAACCTGTACGTTTCCATGGCACTCACGCTAGGTGCCAGATCACGATTAGAACGAAACTGTGGCGAAGAGGAAACTGCGCAGCGCTTTTCGGCGCAATCAGAAGAATACTACTCGAAAGCCCAAGCTCTCGATCCTGAAAACACCTATGTGCTAGAGAACTTTGCCCGGCACAAGCTAGCGGCGGCTCAACAAATCGGTGACTCTGAAGCCCGCATCCGCCTGATTGTCGAGGCGATCAGCATGCTTGAGCTAGAGCAGGACGCAGACGAGGCCGGCAATCGTAAGTACGAGACGACGGAAGAGCTAGCGAAGGCATTTGCGATGCTTGAAGGTGACGATTCAAGCAATGAGTTGAGTCGGCTCGCTTCAGAGGGGTCGGAACCCGCTCTTGTTGCGCTCGCTAAACTGCGTTTGCAGCCGTTGATGGGCGATATTGGAGAAGACGAAGAGCAGACGCTATTAGCTGAGGCCGAAGAGCTGCTTACTAGGATCGTCCCCGAAGAAAGAACATGGCGATCTTCAGCTTCGCTCTATCGTGTCGTTTGCAGGCGGTCGCCTCGTGACTTCCACCGTCGGCTGGAGCTGCTCGAAGAACTGGATAGCGACCCGAGGTTTGTGTGGCCCCAGCAGTTTCGTCTGGAATTTGCGATCCTCTTATTTCAGGCAGGAGACAACCGGGCCAGGCAGAGAGGATCCGATATCTACAAGGAGCTGCGTGCTGACATGGCTAGCCGATCCGCCGCCCCGAGAGTCCCTGGCGAGCTGAAGTACCTTCGGGATCCCAGCGCCGATTTCAGCAAGCCACTCAAGACATTCATCATAGTCAAGAACGTCTCTGACGTGGGACGCACCTCCTACGGTATTCCAAATGGTTGGGGAAATGTCGATGTGGCGTTCCGTGCTTATCAATTTGGACGTGACCGGATCAGCCCGAATGAAGAACTCGACTGCTATATCCAATTCACAAACTTCGGCCCGCAAGCTGTACCCTTGACTGAGGGAGGTCGACGCAATGAGTAGGATTGCGAAACTCGCCCCCCGCGCTAAAGATCTCCCTTCCAGTGAAGATCTGATCGCGCAACTCAGAGCAACCCTAGACTGTGAGTTTTCTTTACCAGAGCTTCCGATCTTTTCCGTACTGTTCGAGGGCTGGACAGATGTGAGCTACATTGAGCGTGCCGTCGAGTTGCACATGCAAGCGTCCGGCAAGGACTTGTTAGCCATACCCCCCGAAATCTCCGGCGTAGATGGAGCGCGTATCGGCATCTTTACTCCTGGTCGTCCTGGCGATCCGGCGAGAGGTGGTGTTTCTCAGATGGTGCGTCTCGCACGCGAACTGCAGTTGTACGTGTTCAGACTGGGAGTATTCAAAGGCTTGGTCTTCGTGTTCGATCATGATGAGGCGGGTCTAGAGGCAGCTACGAAACTCGCGGACTTAGGATACGCACGAGATAGCAACATCTTGACGCTCGATCCTAAGGATCACCCCGACGCCTGCGCGAGAAAGCAGGTCGTTGTCGAAGACTTGCTTTCGCTTCGTATTCAGAAAGTCTACTTTGAGAGCGCGTCGGCAACTTGCTCCGTGGACTACGTCGACGGCAATCTTGAACGGTATCGATGGGGGCATTCCTCGAAGCCCCTCTTGAGGGACTATGTTCTTGAGCAAGCAGATGTGAACGACCTTCAAGAGGTGGTTCGGCTTGTGAGACGGATCCGGCGCGCTTGCGAGCTGCCGGATTGAGTCCCTCTACGCTGCCGCCAGTTTTCTAGAACGTCGAATCAGCGTGTAGCTCTCTCAGACTGATCTATCGGCTAGGAGTGAGTTTTTATCGCCGGGTGCCAACACGTTCGACGGATCATAGCTCTCGTCACCTCCCTGGAGACGGCGCCCGCGGTTAGTCGATCGGTCGATCGACTAGTCAGGCACCCTTGGATTGTCTCTCCTGACGTCTCTCACAGGAAGTCGTGCTTCAGGTATTCTAGGGCTTGAGAGCCCTCGCCTATCGAGGCTCGCCCGAACCCGCTCTTGTCTCCGGATCTCAGTCAGTTCGGCCGTACGCGTTCCAAGAAACCTCTCCAGTGCTTCGAGGCTCGTGTAGCGAATCCCACCAAGCATTGCAGAGTCAAGCACCTTGCCGCGGGCGCCCTTTAGCACCCATCGGTAGACCGTGGAGATGTGTAGCTTCTTGCCACGGCGGGTCGGCAGGTAATCCGGGACATCGGGGATCGCAATCAGGTTCTCGCCGTGCAGTTTCGATTCGGGCATTTTGGGCTCGTTGGTTGTCGGCCGTGTCGTAGCAATGGCCGGGTTCGGTATTGGATGGTGAGAGGAAAGAAGCCCGGGACCCGGTAGCGCGGTCTTGAGTGAGGCCGCGTTCAGTCGGAAACGTAGGATGCGCGGGAGGGCTGGAGTGGTGGTCAGCGACTGCGAAAGCCATCGATCCTGCGGCAATGGGCGGGGCAGCCGTCCCTCACCCACTGCTCAATCTCGTCGCGACGCCAACGAACGGCGGCGCCGAGTCGGACCGGCTCCGGCAGCTTGCCGGCGGCACGCATCCGCCAGAGCGTGCGGGTCGATACCTGCAGCATCTCGGCGACCTGCGTCGGCGTGGCCAGCAGGCAGGCGTTGTCGCCGATGGTCGGCGGCTTCCTAGCGGCCGGTTTCTCGTCGTTCTTGTCCATCGAAATCTCCTGGTTCGAGTGCTAGAAGCCAACCTTGCGGGCGGAAGTCTTGGCGTCGGATGCCCCCTGGCCCGCGAGGGCGTAGCGGTTGCCGTTCACGGGTTCGAGTGAAGGGTCGTCGAGACAGTTGCCGAACAACCGACCAAACATCGACAGGCTCTTGCCGCGTTTACGGAGCTTCTCGCCAGCAAGGCTCTTGAGGTCGTCCTCGGGCACTTCGCCGTTCTCACGCAGGACTTCGTGGATGGTGTCCAGCACCTCGTCCTTCGTGGCGCACGGCAGACGCGACTTGCCGGACGCACGCTTCTTCTTGCTGCTTGACGGCTTCTCGCCGATCGCGGTCAGCGCCGCGTCAACCTGCTCCAGCTCCTTCTCCGCCTCGGCGAGCTGAGTGCGGAGGTCGGTGGTCTCGGTGAGGCAAAGCTCGCGGATCGCGAGCAGCTTCTCGCAGATTTCTTTCACAGCGGGGTTCATGAGGTTCTCCTTGGGTTGGTACAGGTGGATCGGGTTAGTTACCGTTCGTGGCCGCCGCCCGAGCGGTCAGGGCCGCTTCTCTCCGAGCGCCCTGGCCGTGGCCGTGCGCCGCCGTTCGGGGGTGGCGAGTTAGGCGTGTCGGAAGGGTCCGAGTGGTCGGGCATGTCGTACGAGGACGCCTTCCGATCACTGGGGTCTGGGGAATGCGTGGGAGCGTCCTTGCCCTGGACGTGAGCGTTCAGCTCGTCCTTGGCCTTCCCTTGCTGCTGCTTCTCTTCGAGCGTCTTCAGCAGTTTCGCATCGCGTTCGTCCTGGCGGTGCTTGGCCTCCTGCTCGCGTTCCTCCTGCTCCGCCTCCTTGTTGAACCGGTCCTGAATCTGATCGAGGTACTGCTGCTCCGGAGGCTTCTCGGAACGCTGAGTGCGATTCAGGTACTCGCTGCGCCCCTGGTTTGACAGCTGGGTGTGGACGTCCTGTTCCAACTCGCCTCCGGGTGTGTAGTCGAGCGTCAGCTCTAGGTGATCGAGATTCGGGTCGCGGCCTGGCTGCTGCGGAGGCTGAACCGGCGCCTTGTCTGGCGCGGGCGTTAGGCGGTTGTTTGAGAACTCTTGGCCCATGTCGGGGGCGTTTGGGAAGTCGTCGGAAGGCATCGTGGTCTCCTGGTTGTTGAGAGAAACGAGTGGGAACTACTCTTCGAAGTGGCCGCTCAGCGGCAGCCCCTGGAACGCGGCGCCGTCGTTGGTCGCCAGCTGCTTGTGCGCCATTCGGTTCAACCGCATCGGCGGCAGGTTCGGCGCCAGGACGTACTGCAGCGACGAGGCGAGGCTCAGGTCACGGGCGATCGCGTCGTGGGCTGACAGGTCGACCGACTCACGGTATTCGTGGCCGTTCACCTCGCGTTTGATCTTCTTCTTGCCGAGCTTCTTAGCGATCATCTCGCACGTCGCCGGGTCGTTGCAGCCGAACACCTGCAGCACGCAGGCGGAGAGGATCTGCTGAGCGCCGGCGTCGCCGTACATCTCAATTACTTGGGGATAGTTCTGGGCGTGCAGCCAGAGCTTCACCCGCTTGTCCCGCATGATCGCCAACCACTCGCGGACCTTGCCCACGTTCTTGCCCCAGATGCCGACCTCATCGGCGACGACCAGGATGGGCCGCTTCGGCGCGTCGGGGCGTTGCTGAAACACCAGTCCGGCGAGTTCGAAGAGCGTGCGGAGCCAAGCGTCGGCCGCCTTCTCGCCGCGGGGGGGGATTGCGAACAGCGTCACCGGCCAGCCATCGACGCCGATCTCGTCGATGCGAAAGTCGGAGGGTCCGCAGAGCACTTTCTCCATGGTCTGGTCGAGCATCCAAACGCCCTTGGTCTGCAGCTCGCTGTTGAGCGTTCCCCAGGCCTTCTCCCCGAGTTGGTCTACTGAGGTTGCGACCAGCTGGATAAAGTTGCCGAGCGCCGGATTGGCCTTCATCTCAGCGATGTAGGCGCCCTGGGCTTCACTCGATGCAACGCCGGTTTTGGGATCGACGCCCATGAGGCGCTTAAGGGCATTGGGAAGCGTCCGCTCGTTCTCGCCCCTAGGCGTTGTCAGCAAGTGTCCGCACGATGCGGCGAACGCCGTGCGTGGGCCGTTCGTGAACCAGGGATCGTTGGCTCGCGGGTTGTCAGGGAAAGAACCGGCCGCGATCGCCAGCAGTCGTCCAACCGCGCCAGGCTTTTTGCAGTCCACGTCGCTGAGGAACGTGTAGCAGTGCGTTGACTGCCTGGTCTGCCCTCCGGGGTCGAGCACAAAGCTCCTGCTATTGGGGAAGTGGAAACGGGTTTTCTTGGCTCGGCCGGGATCAACGCCGAGGCTCGTCATGTGACCTGGAAGACGGGCGCCGAACTCAACGAGCCGCGGGTCGGCGTGGCGGTAGGCAGCCAGCAGGGCGTGCTCCGGCTTCGGGGAGATCACGATTGCGCCGGAGTACCTCCCCATAAGCAGCTGGGGCCAGATGCTCGTGATGCTCTTGCCCGCCCCGGTGCCGGCTAGCGTGAGGTAATGGTTGCCGTTAAGCACCACCGCTTGCTTGCCGATGCCGTGCTCAAACAGCGTGGTTCCCATGAACTGACCGTCGATCGTGTGTCCGGAACGTTTCATCAGAGAGTCCTCCCAGGCAGGGGTCGGGTGTGTTTGCGAAGCTTGCGAGACGAGATCCACTCGGCGTGTTCCTCGATACCGCTGAACCGCCAACGCTTGAGCAGCGGCAGGCCCGAGACGAACTCCCAGAGCTCGAGCAGCCCCCATGGGAGAAAACCGATCGCCATCGGCAGCAGCACGCCGCCGGCCCAGGCCTGGAGCACGAGAGCAACCGTGTGAACATCCATCCCTTGCATCCGGGCGAATCCCTCAGCAATGGCGGCGACGCCGTCGAACAGCCAGATGAAAGCCAGCAGACGAAAGCCCCACCTCACCTCTACGATCGGGAGCTTGTAACTGGCGAGCCACAGCAGCGGGATCGAAACGCTTGCGACCCAGTAGCCAAGCCACACGTCGTGCGATCCCTTGGCGAGCCGTTCCACCGGCGACAGCGAGGCGCCTTCTTGCCCGTAGCCGCTGAGCTGCAGGGCGAACCATGCGACGTGGTAGACTGGCCAGGCCAGAGCGATCGCCAGCAGACGCTGCACGCCGTAGTGCCGGAGCAGCCAGCCGTACTTCTCTCTCATGATGAATTCCTCCGTTGCCTGGGTTAGGGGTTAGTTCGCCTCGGGGCGGAAGTAGCCCCGGGGTGGACGAGGCGGCTTGCGTTGCTGGCGTGGCTGATCGCCTTCGCGATCGAGCTGGCGTTTCGCTTCAACGATCAACCGGGTCATGACCAGCCGCGTGCGGGTAGAGAGGACCATCAAGAGCATGCCGAAGGTCGCCCCGAGCAGCGTCGTGACGAATGCGCCGCCCATTCCTTGCAGCGCGCCCTGCATCGAATGCATCAGGTCTTCGACACCGCCCCCCTGATCGCCGACGGCCTTGCTCAGGGCGCCGCCGAGTTCGTTCATCGCGATCGCCAGCCCGATCACGGTTCCCACCAAGCCGAGCGTGGGGAGCATCTTGCGGATCAACCGGGGCAGGTCTTCGCGGCTGTCGAGCTGCGAATCGACCAACTCGACAACCTCACCGTCGGCCTGCTTCGATCCGCCCTGCTGTTCAAGGACGATCTGGAGGTTTCGCCGAGTCGTGCTCGCGTCGCCTGTCTGTTCGGCGTTGAGTTCACGGCTAACCCTCCAAAAGGTCTTGGCGTTCGTGATCAGTCCGGAGACGAACAACGCGAGGATCGCGTAAGAGACCCCAAACGGGTCGGGTAGCTCGTTGCCCCGAATTTCATCGGTGAGCAGGTGCCCTTGCCAGATCACACAACCGCCGACGGCAATCACTGAAGCCGCGAAGGCCAAGAGCCAAGGGACGTCCGCCATCCGACGGCCGAACTGCCAGATGACGTAGGCGAGCACCAGGCCGACGACAAAAATGCCGCCCTGTCCGAACAGATCAACAATCAGTTTCTGAAGCACGATGGGTTCCTTTCGATAGAAGGTGAAGAGTCCTTCCGGACTTCGAACGGGAGCGGCTACCAGGCTTGGAAGAAGCCGCCTGTGAGTTCCGCAACACGGCGGGTAAAGGTAAGCAGCGCCATTTGCGCCTCCTCGTCGGGCTGAACCGACTGGTCGCCGATGCCGATCACGTCGATGACGATGTGCGACGGCAGTGCCGAGGAGAAGCTGCGGTGGCGCCGGGAACCGCCGACGTAGGCGAGCACGTCTTCTTGGGTCCCTTCGAGCGTCGGGAGCCCGTCGGTAAGCAGCACGATGTGCTCGACACCGATCAGTGAAACGGCCCGTTGCAACGCCGGCAGTGTCGGGGTCCCTCCTCCCGCCTGCCATGAGTCGATATGCCGACAGGCGTCCGCCCGCGAGAACGGCGACGCGGCCGCAAGGTGCGGCGACGTGGTGACGAGCCGGGGCACTTTGCCGTCGCTTGCCATACCCCCGAAGCCAATTACGGTGAACTGATCAAACGGGTGGTTGCTCACCATCAACTTCAGCCGCTCTTTTACCTCCTGGAACCGTCGCTTGAGCTCGTCTTCCGACTGGGAGTAGCGTTGGACCGCAGCGCCCTGCCCGATCATGCTCCCCGATAGATCGAGGCAGTAGACGACGTTCGTCATCGGGCCGTTCAGGCCGATCAGTTCCGGCTTCTCGTGCGGTGGCTCCTCTGTAGGGACGGGTGGAGTCTCTACCTGCGTTACCTCCTTGACGCTCTGGAACTTCAGCACGTAGCCCGTGAACGCGATGAGCAGGATGCCGACCATGCTCAGCGATAGGTCGCTGAGGGTCTCACTCCAGCTTTCCTCTCCACTGCTCGCGATCTGTCGTAGTCGTTTCCCCATTGCAATCTCCCCTGTTCGGCGTGGATCTCAGGGCCTGCCCTGGCGTTCCAAGACTTGCCACACGCCTATAGGGAGTTCAGAAGCGAAGTTTGCGCGCGGAATCTCAGAAAACGACACGGATTGCCCGTGGCAGCCACTGAGTGACCCACCGCGGGAAACCCGCTAAACTGGGGGCTTTCTAGTTTTGAGAACCAAGAAGCACCGGCTATGAGCAGCGACAATGATTCCCCCAGTGGCGATCTCACCCCGGAGCAGTGGGAAGCGCTGATCTACCGCTTGTCGGAGATCGCCCGCTCGGCCATGTGGTGGATGCGTAAGGGGTCAGTCGACTCCGACCAGACCGTTTCGAGCACTCTGAGGACGTATTGGCGGCAGGTGACCGAAGGGCAGCGGCCGATGCTTTCTACTTCTGAAGAGCTCTGGTCCGAACTGCGTTTCTTGCTGAACCAAAAGATCAAGGCCGCAAAAGACAGCCAGAAGTCACTCAAGAACCAGGCCGCCCGCTTCAGCGAGTTAGCGCCCTCCGATGACGGAACTAGCCCAGAAGGAAGCATCTCTTCGTCAGGCTTAGGACCTAAAAACGTTGACGCGTTTTTGCGAGAGATCGACCTGCTATTCGTGGAAGTCTTAAAGGATGAGGTCCAACTGAAGGTTGCTCGCCTGAAGCTACAGGGGTTCACCAACGCTGAGATCGCCAAAGACTTAGGCCTCAGCGAGCATCAAGTGCAGCGGATGGTTCAGAAGATCAGGGCCGCGCTTTCTCGCAGTGAGGGCAGCGATGACGGATGATCGGGTGAACTACTCGGCTTTGTCGTCCGATGACCAGGCCGTGGTAAGCATTTGGATTGAGGGATTCGAGGACCGGTTTGGCATGCGTGGTCCGGCAGCGCTCGAAGAGTCGCTCGAAGCGGCGCCAAGACACGTCCGGTTTGCGCTGCTGACCCAACTTCTGCCGTTGTCGATCGACGCCTACCGCAAGCAGCACCGGGTTATGCCCACGCTGCATGAGCTGAAGCTAGCCCACCCGAGCCTGGCCACCGAGCTGGGCGAGGCGTATCCGGAGTTGCCTTCGGCCTATCGCCTCCCCGTGGAGCTGCACGGGTACCGCGTCATCCGAGTCGTCGGCGATGGCGGACAAGCGGTTGTGCTGCGGGCGCAGGATGACGTTCACAGCACGGTGGCGATCAAGCTGAGCACCGCACCCCAGCACAACGAACTGCTGCTCCGCGAGCGGCGCATCCTCGGCGAGTGCGACCACCCCGGCGTCGTACCAGTCATCGGTTCGGGGATGCACGAGGGGGCGGCTTACTTTGTCATGCCGTACTTGAAAGGGAAGACCCTCGCGGATCGCTACGGGACGCACCGCCCCGACGCGGAAGAGGCAGCGCGGATCACTAGCGAACTATGCGGGGTCGTTGAGCACCTCCACGAGCACGGCATCCTGCACCGGGACATCAAGCCGGCGAATGTCTGGGTCGACGATCATGGCGGCGTGAAGCTGATTGACCTCGGCATGGCGATCGAGCGGAGCCGGTGGGGGCGGCCGGTCTCACAGCTCCGCGAGTTTCATGGCACGCCCGCCTTCATGTCGCCCGAGCAAGCGGCGACCGACGGAGAGCAGGACGGAGAGCTGAGCGACATCTTTTCCATCGGAGCGACGCTCTATTGGCTGGGGACCGGGGCGGCGCCCTTCGAAGGCCGCAGTGGCGAGAGTGTGCTGAGCAAGGCGGCAGCAGGCGACTATGACCGGAAACAATTGGAGACAAACTCGCAATGGCCAAAGCTGCTGACGCGCGCATGCTTGAAAGCGATGTCGATCGATCAGCACCAGCGGTATCGCTCAGCCGGCGACTTTGCGGACGCTTTACAGGCTATCGTCGCCGTCGTCGCACCAAAACGCGTGAAAGTGGTACGCAGCGTTGCTGCGATTGCCCTGACCTTGGCTGCGGCGGCAGCCCTAGCCCTAGGTCTCGGTCTCACCGATGGAACCTGGGTTGAGCCCCCCACCCCGGATCCCGTCGAAAAGGAAGCCAGCTGGATTGAACGCACTGCAGATCGAGAGGGAATCCGGCTATCCGCTCTGGATACGTCGAGCTTTGAGGCGGAGGCCTTCTCAACGCTGCAGACCACGAAGCCGTGGGGTACGCGAGACTTCTCTGAACACCGGGTCGGCATTCTTCAGATCTCCTGCGCCCCAGACCTAGACCCCATCGCCGGCGCGTTAGAGTATCGAATCGGAGATCGTCCTTGGCGCACACCGCGACGCGCCGCCATCGGCCGCTATGAAGATGAATTGTCAACGAATGACCTTAAGCAGGACGGTCGGCTGGCGATCCGATTAGGCGGGCGGCGAGAGAGAGTCGCTGCAGGCC contains:
- a CDS encoding DUF1580 domain-containing protein → MPESKLHGENLIAIPDVPDYLPTRRGKKLHISTVYRWVLKGARGKVLDSAMLGGIRYTSLEALERFLGTRTAELTEIRRQERVRASLDRRGLSSPRIPEARLPVRDVRRDNPRVPD
- a CDS encoding helix-turn-helix transcriptional regulator, whose product is MDKNDEKPAARKPPTIGDNACLLATPTQVAEMLQVSTRTLWRMRAAGKLPEPVRLGAAVRWRRDEIEQWVRDGCPAHCRRIDGFRSR
- a CDS encoding type IV secretory system conjugative DNA transfer family protein, giving the protein MKRSGHTIDGQFMGTTLFEHGIGKQAVVLNGNHYLTLAGTGAGKSITSIWPQLLMGRYSGAIVISPKPEHALLAAYRHADPRLVEFGARLPGHMTSLGVDPGRAKKTRFHFPNSRSFVLDPGGQTRQSTHCYTFLSDVDCKKPGAVGRLLAIAAGSFPDNPRANDPWFTNGPRTAFAASCGHLLTTPRGENERTLPNALKRLMGVDPKTGVASSEAQGAYIAEMKANPALGNFIQLVATSVDQLGEKAWGTLNSELQTKGVWMLDQTMEKVLCGPSDFRIDEIGVDGWPVTLFAIPPRGEKAADAWLRTLFELAGLVFQQRPDAPKRPILVVADEVGIWGKNVGKVREWLAIMRDKRVKLWLHAQNYPQVIEMYGDAGAQQILSACVLQVFGCNDPATCEMIAKKLGKKKIKREVNGHEYRESVDLSAHDAIARDLSLASSLQYVLAPNLPPMRLNRMAHKQLATNDGAAFQGLPLSGHFEE
- a CDS encoding MotA/TolQ/ExbB proton channel family protein, producing MLQKLIVDLFGQGGIFVVGLVLAYVIWQFGRRMADVPWLLAFAASVIAVGGCVIWQGHLLTDEIRGNELPDPFGVSYAILALFVSGLITNAKTFWRVSRELNAEQTGDASTTRRNLQIVLEQQGGSKQADGEVVELVDSQLDSREDLPRLIRKMLPTLGLVGTVIGLAIAMNELGGALSKAVGDQGGGVEDLMHSMQGALQGMGGAFVTTLLGATFGMLLMVLSTRTRLVMTRLIVEAKRQLDREGDQPRQQRKPPRPPRGYFRPEAN
- a CDS encoding VWA domain-containing protein; this translates as MGKRLRQIASSGEESWSETLSDLSLSMVGILLIAFTGYVLKFQSVKEVTQVETPPVPTEEPPHEKPELIGLNGPMTNVVYCLDLSGSMIGQGAAVQRYSQSEDELKRRFQEVKERLKLMVSNHPFDQFTVIGFGGMASDGKVPRLVTTSPHLAAASPFSRADACRHIDSWQAGGGTPTLPALQRAVSLIGVEHIVLLTDGLPTLEGTQEDVLAYVGGSRRHRSFSSALPSHIVIDVIGIGDQSVQPDEEAQMALLTFTRRVAELTGGFFQAW
- a CDS encoding ECF-type sigma factor, which produces MSSDNDSPSGDLTPEQWEALIYRLSEIARSAMWWMRKGSVDSDQTVSSTLRTYWRQVTEGQRPMLSTSEELWSELRFLLNQKIKAAKDSQKSLKNQAARFSELAPSDDGTSPEGSISSSGLGPKNVDAFLREIDLLFVEVLKDEVQLKVARLKLQGFTNAEIAKDLGLSEHQVQRMVQKIRAALSRSEGSDDG
- a CDS encoding serine/threonine-protein kinase produces the protein MTDDRVNYSALSSDDQAVVSIWIEGFEDRFGMRGPAALEESLEAAPRHVRFALLTQLLPLSIDAYRKQHRVMPTLHELKLAHPSLATELGEAYPELPSAYRLPVELHGYRVIRVVGDGGQAVVLRAQDDVHSTVAIKLSTAPQHNELLLRERRILGECDHPGVVPVIGSGMHEGAAYFVMPYLKGKTLADRYGTHRPDAEEAARITSELCGVVEHLHEHGILHRDIKPANVWVDDHGGVKLIDLGMAIERSRWGRPVSQLREFHGTPAFMSPEQAATDGEQDGELSDIFSIGATLYWLGTGAAPFEGRSGESVLSKAAAGDYDRKQLETNSQWPKLLTRACLKAMSIDQHQRYRSAGDFADALQAIVAVVAPKRVKVVRSVAAIALTLAAAAALALGLGLTDGTWVEPPTPDPVEKEASWIERTADREGIRLSALDTSSFEAEAFSTLQTTKPWGTRDFSEHRVGILQISCAPDLDPIAGALEYRIGDRPWRTPRRAAIGRYEDELSTNDLKQDGRLAIRLGGRRERVAAGPFLTNLIPSNAVLSDATSQINSLIQEAKIASCFGANEASWTISDAYAKRYAPLITTFRFGSTLGEPLIELSCSDSEQDHRFRYAQIDAAARDLQARFSISSAGLQGLTALWTEIDFIDGTSSGPRRFRRRVPSDADRAIEARAKLESRDPEKDIGSFSEHALVPSVLADVAASLERIEIGKTADSLTLSRPVISEPNLASPNSILKNPSPASQAPDLDLSRRPYRIPALYAFRNEIYGGVSVPPTWRQVSFRGRFQDGTVTPTYSLQNSNPLPGYPIKFLSSPAGFPKTNAHVFAEVVENQEPENLTDYYPLPDDAPEELVQALKNVRVGFYAELPEGAAWFTQLTVLSRPVPKNASLAYQTIKIPYLDRYGRPFGSGTFRVATLDVRRAIEQALASQGVYPDSQFAPIR